In one Steroidobacteraceae bacterium genomic region, the following are encoded:
- the egtB gene encoding ergothioneine biosynthesis protein EgtB, whose protein sequence is MSHSESKRTVSATAASYPLLADYKRVRAQSEALTQPLSEADCEGQSMPDASPAKWHLAHTSWFFETFLLKPCAGYEPLDASYERLFNSYYNSIGEQFPRASRGLLTRPSLAEVMHYRRHVDSGMTSLLSSRELPDDQKALVELGLNHEQQHQELILTDIKHLLAQNPQKPAYRSRWPLASVRPAPSQWIAGPSGLISIGHVSGSFAFDNEMPAHRHWLEPFELASRPVTNAEYLAFIEDGGYERPELWLSDGWAAARAALWQAPGYWYRAGDQWRCFTLHGDSRLDPHAPVCHVSFYEAEAFARWAGARLPTEFEWESLARTIPVQGNFLESGAFHPLAQSRGPVAGAMSQMFGDVWEWTRSDYAPYPGFAPAAGAVGEYNGKFMSGQYVLRGGSCATAGDHVRATYRNFFPPQARWQFSGIRLARDPVPASRTCAPAGERAASSQGQPRTTATKQFRQAGTLDSSAQRQALCAGLLAQPAVLSPKYFYDVLGSKLFDAITELPEYYPTRTEADIFGKYASQMAREIRELLGQCFQMLEPGAGSCEKAARLFPVFRPKRFIAVDVSAEYLAAQIGRLQRRFADIQMVGVGMDFSRRFELPDDIPREPTLVFYPGSSLGNFEPPTRQRLLREMRTSSPATALLLGVDFVKDKAELESAYNDALGLTAAFNLNALRHVNTLIDANFDPGDWSHVAVFNETAARIEMYLQARHALTVRWSDGERRFQAGERLRTEHSYKWTATTLRDMLSEAGYDVVHLWADDAHRFGVVLATAARAANDS, encoded by the coding sequence ATGAGCCACAGCGAATCCAAACGCACGGTCTCGGCAACTGCAGCGTCGTATCCCCTGCTCGCGGACTACAAGCGCGTTCGCGCCCAGAGCGAGGCACTCACACAACCATTGTCCGAAGCGGATTGCGAGGGCCAGTCCATGCCGGATGCGAGCCCGGCGAAATGGCACCTGGCGCATACCAGCTGGTTCTTCGAAACCTTTCTGCTGAAGCCGTGCGCGGGGTATGAGCCGCTCGATGCAAGCTATGAGCGACTGTTCAATTCCTACTACAACAGTATCGGCGAGCAGTTCCCACGTGCGAGCCGTGGCCTCTTGACGAGGCCTTCTCTCGCCGAGGTCATGCACTATCGCCGGCATGTCGATTCCGGTATGACAAGCCTGCTGTCATCGCGTGAACTTCCGGATGATCAAAAGGCGCTTGTCGAGCTCGGCCTCAACCACGAGCAGCAGCACCAGGAACTGATACTCACCGACATCAAGCATCTGCTCGCCCAGAATCCGCAGAAGCCCGCCTACCGCTCGCGTTGGCCGTTGGCGTCGGTTCGTCCCGCGCCTTCGCAATGGATTGCCGGACCCAGCGGGCTCATCAGCATCGGTCACGTGTCCGGGAGTTTCGCTTTTGACAACGAAATGCCGGCGCACCGACATTGGCTCGAGCCATTCGAACTTGCAAGCCGGCCGGTGACCAATGCCGAGTATCTCGCTTTCATCGAGGATGGCGGTTACGAGCGCCCCGAACTCTGGTTGTCAGACGGTTGGGCCGCCGCACGCGCTGCGCTCTGGCAGGCGCCGGGTTACTGGTATCGCGCGGGCGATCAATGGCGATGCTTCACCTTGCATGGCGACTCGCGTCTCGATCCGCACGCTCCGGTCTGTCATGTGAGCTTCTACGAGGCGGAAGCTTTCGCGCGCTGGGCAGGCGCACGCTTGCCGACGGAGTTCGAGTGGGAGAGCCTCGCCCGCACCATACCAGTGCAGGGAAATTTCCTCGAAAGCGGTGCCTTCCATCCGCTTGCGCAATCACGCGGTCCGGTTGCAGGCGCCATGAGCCAGATGTTCGGTGACGTCTGGGAGTGGACGCGCAGCGACTACGCGCCCTACCCAGGCTTCGCGCCGGCCGCGGGTGCGGTGGGCGAGTACAACGGCAAGTTCATGAGCGGTCAATACGTGCTGCGCGGCGGCTCCTGCGCAACGGCGGGCGATCATGTGCGCGCAACCTACCGCAACTTCTTCCCGCCCCAGGCACGCTGGCAGTTCTCCGGAATCCGCCTGGCGCGCGACCCGGTTCCGGCGAGCAGGACTTGCGCACCGGCGGGCGAACGGGCTGCATCGTCGCAAGGACAGCCGCGCACCACCGCCACAAAGCAGTTCCGGCAGGCAGGTACGCTCGACTCATCGGCACAACGCCAGGCTTTGTGCGCGGGGTTGCTCGCCCAGCCCGCAGTGCTTTCACCCAAATATTTCTACGATGTGCTGGGCTCCAAGCTTTTCGATGCGATAACAGAGCTGCCGGAGTATTACCCGACGCGCACCGAGGCTGATATTTTCGGGAAGTACGCGTCACAGATGGCGCGAGAGATTCGCGAGCTTCTCGGGCAGTGCTTCCAGATGCTCGAACCCGGTGCAGGAAGCTGCGAAAAGGCCGCGCGCCTGTTTCCTGTCTTCAGGCCGAAGCGCTTCATCGCGGTGGATGTTTCTGCCGAGTATCTGGCCGCGCAGATCGGGCGATTGCAGCGCCGCTTCGCGGACATCCAGATGGTGGGCGTCGGCATGGATTTCTCGCGCCGTTTCGAGCTGCCGGATGATATTCCGCGGGAACCCACGCTGGTGTTCTACCCAGGGTCGAGTCTTGGCAACTTCGAACCGCCGACACGACAACGGCTGCTCCGCGAGATGCGTACCAGCTCGCCCGCGACCGCCTTGCTGCTGGGCGTTGATTTCGTCAAGGACAAGGCGGAACTCGAATCTGCCTACAATGACGCACTCGGCCTGACCGCGGCCTTCAACCTCAATGCACTGCGTCATGTCAACACGCTGATCGACGCCAATTTTGATCCAGGCGACTGGTCTCACGTCGCCGTATTCAACGAGACAGCGGCTCGCATCGAGATGTACCTGCAGGCCCGCCATGCACTGACCGTACGCTGGAGCGACGGCGAGCGACGGTTCCAGGCGGGCGAGCGTCTTCGTACCGAACACTCCTACAAATGGACCGCGACGACTTTGCGCGACATGCTGAGCGAGGCGGGATACGACGTTGTGCACTTGTGGGCAGATGACGCACATCGCTTCGGCGTCGTGCTCGCCACCGCCGCTCGCGCAGCCAACGATTCCTAG
- a CDS encoding metalloregulator ArsR/SmtB family transcription factor — translation MARRGTKVDSSFAALADGKRRAVIGLLRKRPYKAGELAAALNLEPASLSRHLRILRNAGLITDAHPDDDARVRLYQLNPRAFADLRSWLDEVEHFWTQQLAAFREQVERDNRGNA, via the coding sequence ATGGCACGACGCGGCACGAAAGTCGACTCGAGTTTCGCCGCGCTCGCTGACGGCAAGCGTCGCGCGGTCATCGGCCTCTTGCGCAAGCGGCCCTACAAGGCGGGTGAACTCGCCGCCGCGCTCAATCTGGAACCCGCATCACTCAGCCGCCACCTGCGCATCCTGCGCAATGCCGGTCTCATTACCGATGCGCACCCTGACGACGACGCGCGGGTTCGTCTCTATCAACTGAATCCGCGCGCATTTGCGGATCTGCGCAGCTGGCTCGATGAAGTCGAGCATTTCTGGACGCAGCAGCTCGCTGCTTTCCGGGAGCAGGTCGAGCGCGACAATCGCGGCAATGCATGA
- a CDS encoding ATP-binding protein, whose protein sequence is MRIGRIVTVSAIVSSLGAVLLCGWLAVNFTRLESKRDQLGSDALVLGDSRRLEDTLRQWTLLSDLVFGSNETYLQLGAVEQGRLALELIAQLERSPLTADAAPGLAVLRDLIARNAEALDQAAVLTPAEHDALNALMAEWDSRAPRAIEALGLVQQQLQIAVDRNRLAYERARDRLRGWAVALLALFSLAVFAMWLWVRRVLVQPIERLTDAVDEALRIDRPVSLEPGGPAEVRRLFASAATFAATLETRISERTRELQHEVGERREAQRLAEQASRAKDQFLANMSHEIRTPLNGILGHVELLMLPGVADAHHKELAAIQRSGEQLLKVVNEVLDFAKLQDGADEVRDETCFRLRELVTDLTTLYAPRCAKAGVALQAHVDDSLPDRLVGDAYRLHQVLANLLSNAVKFTEQGAITLHVRRVRGDGPSVTAQFEVSDTGIGIDDADIAKVFEPFTQVDEGMNRRHGGTGLGLAICQRVVALLGGELRAESRRGEGSRFFFDLTLEVAAADSVDDSPGAPPGATRLPRGLRVLLVEDNEINRVVAGEMLRRQGCEVAIVGDGESAISARFEGEFDLVLMDVQMPGCDGLEATRRIRERERREHRPELPVYALTANVLAADIRACTDAGMNGHLGKPLRMNELATLLQWLQAA, encoded by the coding sequence GTGCGGATCGGGCGCATCGTCACCGTCAGTGCGATAGTCAGCAGCCTGGGAGCGGTCCTGCTCTGTGGCTGGCTCGCGGTCAACTTCACGCGGCTTGAGAGCAAGCGCGATCAACTCGGCAGCGACGCCCTTGTCCTCGGTGACTCCCGGCGTCTTGAAGATACGCTCAGGCAATGGACGTTGCTGTCGGATCTGGTCTTTGGGAGCAATGAGACCTATCTACAGCTCGGTGCGGTCGAACAGGGCAGGTTGGCCCTCGAGCTGATCGCCCAATTGGAACGCTCGCCGTTGACTGCGGATGCGGCGCCGGGGCTCGCAGTCCTGCGCGATTTGATTGCGCGCAATGCCGAGGCGCTGGACCAGGCCGCTGTGCTCACGCCCGCCGAACATGACGCGTTGAATGCGCTGATGGCGGAGTGGGACAGCCGGGCACCGCGCGCAATCGAGGCGCTGGGCCTCGTACAGCAACAGCTGCAGATCGCAGTCGACCGCAATCGGCTGGCGTATGAGCGTGCGCGCGACCGGTTGCGCGGCTGGGCAGTGGCGCTGCTGGCGCTGTTCTCGCTGGCAGTATTCGCCATGTGGCTGTGGGTAAGGCGCGTCCTGGTACAACCTATCGAGCGGCTGACCGACGCGGTGGACGAAGCATTGCGCATCGATCGCCCGGTCAGTCTCGAGCCGGGCGGTCCCGCGGAAGTCCGCCGTCTGTTCGCGAGCGCCGCAACGTTTGCCGCGACACTCGAGACCCGCATAAGCGAACGCACGCGCGAGCTTCAGCACGAAGTAGGCGAGCGACGCGAAGCGCAACGGCTCGCCGAGCAGGCGAGTCGCGCCAAGGATCAGTTTCTCGCCAACATGAGCCACGAGATCCGCACGCCGCTCAACGGCATACTCGGGCATGTCGAGCTGTTGATGCTGCCGGGAGTCGCAGATGCGCATCACAAGGAGCTGGCGGCGATTCAGCGCTCCGGCGAGCAATTGCTGAAAGTCGTCAATGAGGTGCTCGATTTCGCGAAGCTTCAGGACGGAGCGGACGAAGTTCGTGACGAGACCTGCTTCCGCCTTCGCGAGCTGGTCACGGATCTGACGACGCTCTACGCACCGCGCTGTGCGAAGGCTGGCGTGGCGCTACAGGCACATGTCGACGACAGCCTGCCCGACCGGCTGGTGGGCGATGCCTATCGGCTGCATCAGGTGTTGGCGAACCTGTTGAGCAACGCCGTCAAGTTCACAGAACAAGGGGCCATCACCCTGCATGTGCGGCGGGTGCGCGGCGACGGGCCAAGTGTCACCGCGCAATTCGAGGTGAGCGACACCGGCATTGGCATCGATGATGCGGATATTGCAAAGGTATTCGAGCCATTCACCCAGGTGGACGAAGGCATGAATCGCCGTCATGGCGGCACAGGGCTCGGACTTGCGATTTGCCAGCGCGTCGTGGCCTTGCTCGGCGGGGAGTTGCGCGCCGAAAGCCGCCGGGGCGAAGGCTCGCGCTTTTTCTTCGATCTTACCCTTGAGGTTGCCGCAGCGGACTCCGTGGACGATTCCCCTGGCGCGCCGCCGGGCGCGACCCGACTCCCTCGCGGTTTGCGCGTGCTGCTGGTCGAGGACAATGAAATCAACCGGGTCGTTGCCGGCGAGATGTTGCGACGTCAGGGTTGCGAGGTGGCTATCGTCGGGGACGGCGAGTCGGCCATCTCAGCCCGGTTCGAGGGCGAATTCGATCTCGTACTGATGGACGTGCAGATGCCCGGCTGTGACGGCCTCGAAGCCACGCGCCGCATACGTGAGCGCGAACGACGCGAGCATCGACCGGAGTTGCCGGTTTATGCCTTGACGGCAAACGTGCTGGCCGCCGACATAAGGGCCTGTACCGACGCGGGCATGAATGGGCACCTAGGCAAGCCGCTGCGAATGAACGAGCTCGCGACCTTGCTGCAGTGGCTGCAGGCGGCCTGA
- a CDS encoding SRPBCC domain-containing protein — protein sequence MSAGDDHARVSMRINVPADVAFKFFTQNIEQWWRRGPRYRNSSGDQGMICLESGVGGRLFESVTVAGQNSIIEIGRISVWDPPRRLVFNWRNVNFSATEHTEVEVLFEASGTATNVIVTHSGWSAIRADHPVRHGAKVEQFLRAQGDWWAEQLRSLDRKLGMNLCQGRPDEVH from the coding sequence ATGAGCGCAGGTGATGATCATGCCCGCGTATCGATGCGGATCAACGTGCCCGCCGACGTAGCGTTCAAATTCTTCACGCAGAACATCGAACAATGGTGGCGGCGCGGTCCGCGCTACCGTAATTCGAGCGGCGACCAGGGCATGATATGCCTCGAATCTGGCGTCGGCGGACGACTCTTTGAGTCCGTCACCGTGGCGGGCCAGAATTCGATTATCGAAATCGGACGCATAAGCGTATGGGACCCGCCTAGACGGCTGGTTTTCAACTGGCGCAATGTCAACTTCTCCGCAACTGAACACACCGAAGTGGAAGTGCTTTTCGAGGCGAGTGGAACCGCGACGAATGTAATCGTCACGCACAGCGGCTGGAGCGCAATCCGCGCCGATCATCCAGTACGCCATGGTGCGAAGGTGGAGCAATTCCTGCGTGCCCAGGGCGACTGGTGGGCGGAACAACTGCGCTCACTGGATCGAAAGCTCGGAATGAATTTGTGCCAGGGCCGGCCGGACGAGGTTCACTGA
- a CDS encoding VOC family protein yields the protein MEPAKNSPAGWPRISSGLYYRDPARMIDWLCNAFGFVVKLKVEGANGRIEHSELTYGDGMIMVGHERVGADNPWGADFKSPLSVGSANTQGLLVQVDDVDSHCARSRAAGAVIVDEPRVHDYGEEYWADRSYGARDPEGHLWWFTQRIRG from the coding sequence ATGGAGCCCGCAAAAAATTCTCCGGCCGGTTGGCCGCGCATTTCCTCCGGTCTCTACTATCGCGATCCGGCGCGCATGATCGACTGGTTGTGCAACGCCTTCGGCTTTGTCGTCAAGCTCAAGGTCGAGGGTGCCAACGGGCGCATCGAGCATAGCGAGCTGACCTATGGCGACGGCATGATCATGGTCGGTCACGAACGCGTCGGCGCTGACAATCCCTGGGGCGCCGATTTCAAGAGCCCGCTCTCGGTGGGCTCAGCCAATACGCAGGGCCTGCTGGTGCAGGTCGACGATGTCGACAGCCACTGCGCGCGCTCGCGCGCGGCCGGCGCGGTCATCGTCGATGAGCCACGTGTACACGATTACGGCGAGGAGTACTGGGCCGATCGCAGTTACGGCGCGCGCGATCCCGAGGGCCATCTCTGGTGGTTTACGCAGCGCATCCGCGGCTGA
- a CDS encoding glycine betaine ABC transporter substrate-binding protein has product MKVSIAAASLAIAALCVSCSHADQTIVVGSKSFTEAVILGEAGRLLLQDAGLAATHRRGLGGTRLVFNALVSGDIDAYVEYSGTLRNEIFADENPETDEALRQLLAARGIVQGGRLGFENNYALGMPRARSAALGVRRISDLREHPELVLRFSDEFMDRGDGWPGLREIYELPQRNVRGLVHDLAYRAIASGDADVTDLYTTDAEIAYYELALLDDDRGYFPRYDAVLLYRADLERRSPQAVAALRQLVSLIDREQMIAMNMAVKLGGKTETQAAAGFLGERFRERAASNAPQLGTRLLRRTGEHLFLVWLSLAAAVLVAVPLGIVAAHRPRLGQAALALVGIGQTIPALALLVVMVPLFGIGAGPALVALFVYSLLPILRNTVAGINGIAAPLRESAEVLGLSTSTILRRIELPLAMPTLLAGIKTAAVINVGGATLGALVGAGGYGQPILTGIRLDDTALILEGALPAALLALIVQWLFDKAEQWVVAPGLR; this is encoded by the coding sequence ATGAAAGTATCGATTGCGGCCGCCTCGCTGGCGATTGCCGCGCTCTGCGTTTCTTGCAGCCACGCCGACCAGACCATCGTCGTCGGCAGCAAGAGTTTTACCGAGGCGGTGATTCTCGGTGAGGCCGGGCGACTGTTGTTGCAGGATGCGGGGCTCGCGGCCACGCACAGGCGCGGTCTTGGCGGCACGCGTCTTGTGTTCAACGCGCTGGTCAGCGGCGACATCGATGCCTATGTCGAGTACAGCGGTACTCTGCGAAACGAGATATTCGCGGACGAGAACCCGGAGACCGACGAGGCACTGCGGCAGCTGCTCGCGGCGCGCGGCATTGTGCAGGGCGGACGGCTCGGATTCGAGAACAACTATGCACTCGGCATGCCGCGGGCGCGGTCAGCGGCGCTCGGAGTGCGCAGGATTTCGGATCTTCGCGAGCATCCCGAGCTGGTGCTTCGCTTCAGCGATGAATTCATGGATCGCGGTGACGGCTGGCCGGGGCTGCGTGAAATCTACGAGCTCCCGCAACGGAACGTCCGCGGACTGGTGCACGACCTGGCGTATCGCGCAATCGCCTCGGGCGATGCCGACGTCACCGACCTGTATACGACCGATGCGGAAATCGCCTACTACGAACTCGCGCTCCTCGATGACGATCGGGGCTACTTCCCGCGCTACGACGCGGTCTTGCTCTATCGAGCCGATCTCGAGCGGCGCTCGCCGCAGGCGGTCGCAGCGCTGCGGCAGCTGGTCAGTCTGATCGATCGCGAACAGATGATCGCCATGAACATGGCCGTCAAGCTCGGCGGCAAGACCGAGACACAGGCGGCTGCGGGTTTTCTCGGCGAGCGCTTCCGCGAGCGCGCGGCGAGCAACGCACCACAACTTGGCACGCGGCTGTTGCGTCGTACCGGTGAGCACCTGTTTCTGGTGTGGCTATCGCTCGCAGCTGCAGTGCTCGTGGCGGTACCGCTCGGCATCGTCGCCGCCCATCGTCCGCGCCTTGGGCAGGCGGCGCTCGCATTGGTCGGCATAGGCCAGACGATTCCGGCGCTCGCGCTGCTCGTCGTCATGGTGCCCCTGTTCGGAATCGGCGCGGGTCCCGCCCTGGTGGCGCTTTTCGTTTACAGCCTGCTACCCATCCTGCGTAACACCGTCGCCGGCATCAATGGAATTGCGGCGCCGCTGCGCGAATCCGCCGAAGTGCTGGGACTTTCGACGTCGACGATTCTGCGGCGCATCGAGTTGCCCTTGGCCATGCCCACCCTGCTCGCAGGTATCAAGACCGCTGCGGTCATCAATGTCGGTGGCGCAACCTTGGGCGCATTGGTAGGGGCGGGCGGCTATGGACAACCCATCTTGACCGGTATCCGCCTCGACGACACGGCGCTCATCCTCGAGGGCGCGCTTCCCGCCGCGTTGCTGGCCCTCATTGTCCAGTGGCTGTTCGACAAGGCAGAACAGTGGGTGGTTGCGCCAGGATTGCGCTAA
- a CDS encoding ATP-binding cassette domain-containing protein, with the protein MIELVGISKRFGELAALDDVTLSFATGRTTVLLGPSGCGKTTLLRTLVGLVIPDAGRIVIAGTPLDRSSLPALRRRIGYVIQQGGLFPHMTARQNMTLVAKELDWTAGRIDARTEELRSLTHLPAAALDRYPGELSGGQNQRVALARGLFMNPDVLLLDEPLGALDPMIRHDLQQELREIFAKLAKTVVMVTHDLAEAAHFAHRIVLMRNGRVVQAGTARQLLDAPVDEFAAHFVRAQRGAQLHETQP; encoded by the coding sequence ATGATCGAGCTCGTTGGCATCAGCAAGCGATTCGGCGAGTTGGCCGCCCTCGATGATGTCACCTTGAGTTTTGCAACCGGGCGGACGACGGTGCTCCTGGGACCATCGGGCTGCGGCAAAACGACCTTGCTGCGAACCCTGGTCGGCCTCGTCATTCCCGACGCGGGTCGGATTGTCATTGCAGGCACGCCGCTCGATCGCAGCTCTCTGCCTGCGCTTCGACGGCGCATCGGCTACGTCATCCAGCAAGGTGGTTTGTTTCCCCACATGACAGCCAGGCAAAACATGACGCTGGTTGCGAAAGAGCTGGATTGGACGGCCGGGCGTATCGACGCACGCACCGAAGAACTGCGTTCGCTTACCCACCTGCCTGCTGCTGCGCTCGATCGCTACCCCGGGGAACTGTCCGGCGGACAGAACCAGCGCGTCGCGTTGGCGCGGGGCTTGTTCATGAATCCGGATGTGCTGTTGCTCGATGAGCCGCTCGGCGCGCTCGATCCCATGATCCGCCACGACCTGCAGCAGGAATTACGCGAGATATTCGCGAAGCTCGCGAAGACCGTGGTGATGGTGACTCACGATCTCGCCGAAGCGGCGCATTTCGCCCATCGCATCGTGCTGATGCGCAATGGCCGTGTCGTTCAGGCCGGAACGGCCAGACAGCTGCTCGATGCACCGGTGGACGAATTCGCAGCGCACTTCGTGCGCGCGCAGCGCGGCGCGCAGCTTCACGAGACCCAGCCATGA
- a CDS encoding aminotransferase class V-fold PLP-dependent enzyme, producing MAIASDTSGTPARGQRIDWAKWREQFPVLERRTYLNSCSYGALPLAGARAFEDYVAHRIDVGADWDAWVASNEALRAAVAGLLQADADEVAITATASAGFNALASALSFKGERRKVIVTDLDFPTNGQIWYAQALRGAEIVRLPATNGTVRMDEFEKAIDDRTLLVTTSHVNYLTGARLDLPQLVKLAHSHGAYVCIDEFQALGTLRQTACTAGADFVVGGMYKYLLGTAGVAYLYVRRELQAALVPTQTGWFAQEDIMAMDVTAYRPAANARRFEAGTPPVVAGYVARAGLDVIQGAGLAAIELRVRELTAEVKDEARRCGYRMLTPSDAADHGAMIAVASHDPSKLVAALASENVTVTSRGGAIRIAMHAYNNSVDIEKAFKALHKHQSLIVR from the coding sequence ATGGCCATCGCGAGCGACACTTCCGGGACGCCCGCCCGTGGGCAACGAATTGACTGGGCAAAGTGGCGCGAGCAGTTTCCTGTTCTCGAGCGTCGGACCTACCTGAACAGTTGTTCCTACGGTGCGCTGCCACTCGCGGGCGCGCGCGCCTTCGAAGACTACGTCGCGCACCGAATCGACGTCGGCGCCGACTGGGACGCCTGGGTTGCAAGCAACGAGGCGCTGCGCGCGGCCGTCGCGGGATTGCTGCAGGCAGACGCGGACGAGGTAGCCATCACCGCGACCGCGTCCGCCGGGTTCAATGCGCTGGCTAGCGCGCTCAGCTTCAAGGGTGAGAGACGCAAGGTCATCGTCACCGACCTCGATTTTCCGACCAATGGCCAGATCTGGTATGCGCAGGCGTTGCGTGGCGCCGAAATTGTCCGGCTTCCTGCCACCAACGGCACGGTCCGGATGGATGAGTTCGAGAAGGCCATCGACGATCGCACGCTGCTGGTGACCACTTCACACGTCAACTACCTCACGGGCGCGCGCCTCGATCTGCCGCAGCTGGTGAAGCTTGCGCACTCGCACGGCGCCTATGTGTGCATCGACGAATTCCAGGCACTCGGCACGCTACGGCAAACGGCGTGCACGGCGGGAGCCGACTTCGTCGTCGGCGGCATGTACAAGTATCTGCTCGGCACAGCCGGCGTCGCCTATCTGTACGTGCGCCGCGAACTGCAGGCAGCGCTCGTGCCGACGCAGACGGGCTGGTTCGCGCAGGAGGACATCATGGCGATGGATGTCACGGCCTACCGACCCGCCGCCAATGCACGGCGATTCGAAGCAGGCACGCCTCCGGTCGTGGCCGGCTACGTTGCACGCGCCGGTCTCGACGTCATTCAAGGCGCCGGACTCGCGGCGATCGAGTTGCGCGTCCGGGAGCTGACAGCCGAAGTCAAGGACGAAGCCCGGCGTTGCGGCTACCGCATGCTGACGCCCTCGGACGCGGCGGACCACGGCGCCATGATCGCCGTTGCAAGCCACGATCCGTCCAAACTGGTAGCGGCGCTCGCAAGCGAGAACGTGACCGTCACGTCCCGTGGCGGCGCGATCCGCATTGCCATGCATGCCTACAACAATTCGGTGGATATCGAAAAGGCCTTCAAAGCCCTACACAAGCACCAAAGCCTGATCGTGCGGTAA
- a CDS encoding SRPBCC domain-containing protein: MNRKFAATPALACIALVNGQFATAAVLDAAPGGFTIENVITVPVDANAAWRALVNDVDAWWPKDHTWWGPASKLSIDARAGGCFCETTATQQAEHMQVVFVDPGKLLRMSGGLGPLQGMGLGGVLEWRIAGTEGGTRITLWYRAGGYSTDDLGKFAPVVDSVQALQLGGLGDWLTRQSSTPPKPPELAVQ; encoded by the coding sequence ATGAACAGAAAATTTGCGGCTACACCAGCGCTCGCTTGCATCGCCCTCGTGAACGGGCAGTTTGCAACTGCTGCGGTACTCGATGCGGCGCCCGGCGGATTCACCATCGAGAATGTCATCACCGTTCCAGTCGACGCGAATGCTGCCTGGCGCGCGCTGGTCAACGATGTGGACGCGTGGTGGCCCAAGGACCACACCTGGTGGGGACCGGCCTCGAAGCTCTCCATCGATGCGCGGGCTGGCGGCTGTTTCTGCGAAACGACGGCGACGCAGCAGGCCGAGCACATGCAGGTCGTGTTTGTCGATCCAGGCAAGCTGCTGCGGATGAGCGGTGGACTCGGACCATTGCAGGGCATGGGTCTTGGTGGCGTGCTCGAATGGCGCATTGCGGGCACGGAAGGCGGCACACGTATCACGCTGTGGTATCGCGCAGGTGGCTACAGCACGGACGACCTCGGCAAATTCGCGCCGGTGGTCGATAGCGTCCAGGCCTTGCAGCTCGGCGGCCTCGGCGACTGGCTCACTCGCCAATCGTCCACGCCGCCCAAGCCTCCCGAGCTGGCGGTGCAATAG